CGCTCGCTTAAGTGATCGCTCCAGCCAATATCAAAGCCACAGTTGGCGGGTGTTAAAGGCTCGATCGCGATGTCTTTTTCTGCCAGCAGCGGCTGCCATAGGCCATCGGAGCCTAGCTTGGCCCAGCTTGCGCCGCCCAAGGCCAGAATGGTGGCGTCGCTGCTGCGGCTGATTTCGCCTTCTGGCGTTGCAAAACGCATTTGCCCCGCTTCATTCCAGCCCAGCCAGCGATGGCGCACATGAATACGCACGCCGCTGCTACGCAATCTAGAAATCCATGCGCGCAATAGTGGCGCTGCTTTCATTTCTTTTGGAAACACGCGGCCAGAGCTGCCTACAAAGGTCTCAATACCCAGCCCGTGTACCCATTCTTGCAGGGCTTCGTTACCAAAGGCCGCCAGTAAAGGTTGCAACTCGGCACTGCGCTGGCCGTAGCGGGCTAAAAATGGCTCGGCAGCTTCAGAGTGAGTGATATTTAAGCCGCCCACACCGGCTAATAAAAATTTACGGCCTACCGATGGCATGGCGTCGAAAATATCCACGTCTACCCCGCCTTGGCTAAGAATTTCAGCGGCCATTAGGCCAGCAGGGCCGCCACCAATGATGGTGACAGATTTGCGCGGAGTAGAAGTAGTGGTCATGACGAGCCTTACGGTAAAAGCGCCGAAATCTGCTGATTTTGGGCGGGTAGAGCGGACTATATGAGGGACGATACAGCATGTGTAAAAGCGGCTGCGGCTATCAATTGCATAGCATGAATGCGCTGCATTTTAGCAGATTAGCGCGCCTTATATGGTCGGCATAAATGGGCATTCTCTGTGGGGCGTTTTTCAGAGTGTTGTCTTTTTATTCTGTTTGTTGTGATCAACGCCGATATCAGCATTTCATTCCGCATCGATTCGGGCGCAGCGCCGGTTTTGTACCAGAAATACAAGCGTGGTTTTGAGGAAATCATCAGCCAGATTATCCGTAATGGCATTCGCAATGTGCTGAATAATTACGGCAGCAAATACGATGCCGAAGGACTGAGCAATTTGGTTTTGTGAATGAGCTGCGCCTGCCAGCAAATATCCAAACCGCCATCAATGCCAAGCTGCAAGCTACCCAAGAAGCCTTAAGATTAGAAGCCATGCTGCGCAAAAACTTAGCCGATGCAGCCAATGCGGTTGCCGTTACTAAAGGCCAAGCCGATGCCAAAATCGCAGCCGCCCAAGGTAATGCTCGGGCCTTAAAAACCGTGGGTGAGGCCATTAAGGAGTACGGCGCAGAAGCCGCCCAGCTTAAAAACCAAACGCTATGGATGGAAAAGTGAAATGGGCAGTTGCCAACCAACAGCTTAGGAGCCAATACAATGGTGATGATTGGTGTGGGTAAATAAGTGCTCAGAGCGCACCTTTGAGCAGGGCCATTACCATATAGGGGGTGGTGTTGGCCTGAGCCAGCATCGCTGTGCCTGCTTTTTGCAAGATATTTTCGCGGGTTATGCTGCCCGTTTCCGCTGCAAAATCGGCATCAAGAATGCGGCTGCGTGATGCGCTCAGGCTTTCTAAGCTGGTCTGCATATTGGATACCGCCAAAATAAAACGATTTTGGTAAGCGCCCATTGACCCCCGAGCGGCACTGACAATATCTAGTGCGCTATCGAGTGAAGCGATGGCCG
This genomic interval from Iodobacter fluviatilis contains the following:
- a CDS encoding SPFH domain-containing protein; this translates as MGRFSECCLFILFVVINADISISFRIDSGAAPVLYQKYKRGFEEIISQIIRNGIRNVLNNYGSKYDAEGLSNLVL
- a CDS encoding TIGR03862 family flavoprotein, which encodes MTTTSTPRKSVTIIGGGPAGLMAAEILSQGGVDVDIFDAMPSVGRKFLLAGVGGLNITHSEAAEPFLARYGQRSAELQPLLAAFGNEALQEWVHGLGIETFVGSSGRVFPKEMKAAPLLRAWISRLRSSGVRIHVRHRWLGWNEAGQMRFATPEGEISRSSDATILALGGASWAKLGSDGLWQPLLAEKDIAIEPLTPANCGFDIGWSDHLSERFAGSPLKAVAIEFKGVRKLGEFVLTKGGVEGSLIYTFSAAIRDEIKANGNADILLDLAPGKSLERVLEDLKRPRGADSMASHLRRKLGIEGVKAGLLREEISRNDFNDMNKLATAIKGLPLKLLATRPIDEAISSAGGVRFDAMSPELMLEKIPGVFCAGEMLDWEAPTGGYLITACLASGRQAGLGALAWLNQIN